Genomic window (Methanomassiliicoccales archaeon):
ATTTACGAAAAAGACCTGGAAAATTTTTGCGCCCAATTAAATCAGCTACTTTCTGGCATGAAAAGCGCCGTAAGATTCGAAATGAAAATGAAGCATAATGACGGTGCATACCGCGTTTTTGAATTCGAAATGATGGTTGATCGTTACGCTCCCAGTGGAAAGGGAATCATAATGAATGGAAGGGACATTACCGAGCGTAAGTCCCTAAAGCATGAAATTACCTCCACACGAAAATTGATGGAAGCTTTGTTGAACAATCTTGCGGAGTTGGTTGTATACCAAGATACTGAAAATCGAATTATTTGGGCGAACAAAGCAGCAGCGGATTCCGTTGGGATGAGGCTAAAGGACGTTATTGGGAAGCACTGCTATGAAGTATGGAACAACAGGGAATCGCCGTGCGAAAACTGCCCCATCGTCAAGTCGATACAAACTGGTAGTCCTCATTCCGCAGAAATGAGAACGTATGATGGTCGCTGGTGGCTGATCTCCGGTGCACCAATGATGGATGACCGCGGAAAAATTATAGGAGTCATCGAGTCAGCGCTTGATGTCACCGATTACAAAATCGCTCTTTCGTTGCTGGAAAAAAACGAAGCAAGATACCAAACGATCATGGAAAACCTGCCTGTAGGTATATACATCTTCCAAGATGGGAAATTAAGATTTGTCAACGAAATGCTTTGTCGCTTGTCGGGATATTCAAGAGAAGAGCTTCTAGCGGCGAATTACCTTGATCTAGTTCACCCAGATTACAAAGAGGAATTGGAAAAACTGACCGACCTACTGCTGGCAAATCCAAAAAGATACAACCCTGAGCCATACGAGTTTGCTTACATTGCAAAAAATGGAAGCGTGAGATGGGCTCGATTATCACCAGCGATCATTGATTATGAAGGAAGACCAGCGATATTGGGAAGCGTTATCGATACAACGGATTTCAAGAAGATGGAAGAACTTTCGAAGAAAAATGAAGAATTGTACAGATCGATCTTCGAAAACACAGGAACTGCGAGTGTTGTGATAGAAGAAGACACTAGAATATCAATGGCGAATAGAGAGGCTGAGAAATTAACCGGCTACAAAATCGAAGAAATAGCCGGAAGGAGTTTTCTTGAATTCATCGCTCCGGAAGATAGAGATCGATTGAAGGAATATCATAGACTTAGAAGAAGTCAAGAGAACGCTGTGCCAAATGAATTTGAATTCAGACTCGTCACGAAGAACGGTGATATCAGAGAGTGTAAAGCGGTCGTATCAATGATACCACGAACGAAACGTAGTTTGGCTTCAATTATCGACTTCACAGAATTGAAAAGAGCTCATGATGAGCTCAGACAAATGGCACAGGAACAAAACATGCTGTTGGATAATATTGATACGATGGTTTGGTACGCGATCGATCCTGAGACGTATGGACTCGTGAATGAGGCCCGTGCAAAGTTCCTTGGTCTCAAAAAAGAGGAACTGATCGGAAGAAAACTCCGAGACGTTTTACCAAAAGGGACCTGCGAAGTCTGTATCGAAGGTAACCAGAAGGCGTTCAGAGGCGAGAGGATTCTTCAAGAGGAATGGCTGATTACCACAGACGGAAACGCACAGTGCGTACTCGTGAATAAAGTGCCGATGTTTGATGAAAGTGGGAAGGTAAAGCGTGTGTTTTGCACGGCGACAGATATCACGCATATCAAAAACATGGAAAAAGCTCTTCAACTCGCAAATCTGAAAATTAATTTACTCTATCGAATGACACGGCACGATATCAGTAATCAGTTGATGGTCATAACTGGCTATTTAGATTTAATGAAAAATGCGCAAAACAAGATGCCATTGGAACAAATAATATCGAAACTCGAATCTGCGGTGAAAAATATCTTGGAACACCTCGAATTTACAAAGGAGATGGAAGAACTAGGAAAGGAACTACCTTGCTGGATGAAATTACTCGACCCGATCAACAAGGCTATTTCACAGCTGGATCTCACTGGGATTTCTCTGATAATTGATGAAAAGGCAGGAAGTATCCACATCTTCTCCGATAAGATGATTTGGAAGGTGTTCTACAATTTAATTCATAACACCTTGAAGCATGCAAGAAGCGCAAAAAACATCAGGATATTTACAGAGATGAAGGGAAAGGAACTACAGATTATTTACGAAGATGATGGTCCTGGGATTGAGAAGAAGGGAGGAGTGAACATATTCGACTCGCCACTCGTAAGGAATCGAGCAAAGGGACTCTATCTCGTGAAAGAAATTATTGAAATGAATGAAATGAAAATCGAAGAAGTTGGCGAGAAAGGTGTGAAATTTGTAATTTCAGTTCCCACCCATCGGTTCAAAATCGAATGAAAGCCGTTCCAAATCATTTGATTTTTTTGTTTTTGAAAGGCATTGGAACCCCATTTTCCTATTGTCCATAGACTTCGCAACTAGATAATGTCTAACACATCAGACCGTGTATTTTCAGGGCGTCGGAATGGATATGTCTCCACCTAAACGAAATCAAAGTGGATTTCTAACTACATTTTCTCAAGGTATTCTTACACCTTTGAACTTCTCACTCGCCCTCTCTCCGCCTACTCCCCAGCTCTCCATAGGTATCTCATGAATCACGACTTCAACTGCCTGGGCTGGTACTCCCAGCTTAGAAAAAACTTCGGTTATCCCCGCTATCACACTCTTTTTCGCCTCATCCGAGAATCCTTTCCAGACATGTACATGGACAATCGGCATTTACATCCCCGAGCCATTTAACAAGAGGATTATCTTCATATCAGTATGAAAAGCTACCGCTACCGGCGATTGGAATGGAGATTTCATATGAAGCTCATGATATTCCGCTCGTCATTCTAAAAAGCCGCGAGTAATAGACTCCTACACTCATCTTTGTCGAGGGGGCTCGCATTCGTGATGAAGCCTGATGAGTTCACGGTTCGCTCCACAAGAGCATCGAGGGCGCCTATATATTCCTCTTGTGAGATTCCTAACTCACCGATTTTAGTCGGCATATTGATTTTCTTCAGCAAGTTCGTTATGTAATTGGCCAGGAGTTCACCAGGGTTCTCAAAGCTTTCAAGTCTGGCAGCCTTGATAATCTCCTTGTAATCTCTAGCCGCCACTTCAGCATTGAATCTGATCACGTGCGGTAGGAAGATGCCAACGGCCACTCCATGCGACATTTTGAAAAGCGCGCCAACCGCGTGCGCCATTGCATGAGCCAACCCGACCCCTGAATTTCCAAAAGCTATTCCTGCCATTGTCGCAGCATAGTGCATCTTTTCACGGGCTTCGATATCATCTGCATTTTCGACCGATCGCACCAGATATTCGAAAATTGTTCCAATCGCTCTAATTGCAAATGCATTTGAGAAATCGTTGCGCCATTGCGATACAAAAGCCTCAATAGCATGGGCGAGGGCATCGATGCCTGATGATGCCGTTATGCGAGGCGGCATAGAAATGACAAGCTTAGGGTCCAGTAACACGAGATGCGGCACAACCTCTCTCGATGCCAATTCCATTTTTGTATCGTTTTCCTCATCGAATAGAACCACAGCCCAATTCGAATCTGAGCCAGAGCCACTCGTCGTCGGAATGCAAATAAGCTTCGACTTCTTTCCAAGACCAAGGGTTTCCAAGGGTGACAAGGTGGTTATATCAATATCAGGTCTTTCGTACAATGCGTATATCGCCTTGGCGGCGTCAATACTGCTTCCTCCACCAAGTCCTATGATGCAATCAGGCTGAAAATTGATAGCAAACTGAGAGCTCTTGATCACCGATGCCAACGAAGGTTCCACCTCTATCCAATCGATTGTTTCGACCTCCGCCCCGGCCCTCTTTATAATTTCACTCACTTCATCGAGTATGCCGATCTTTTTCACAGTAGGCCCGCATATGATGAGTACTCGTCGGTATTCTAACTCAGCGAGCGTTTCTAGCGCATCTTCCCCAAATACTATTTCTCTTGGACTCGCATATCTCCACATCTTACCCTTTCCCATCGAATATTAGCGAATCGTTGGTACCCTGCTTGCCGTTTTTGCAAGTTCGGTGGCCGCCGTCTTATACCTCATTATCTGGGCTAGATTTCCCTTCACCTTCAATTTGCCCGTAAGAATCGCCTTCACAGGATCGAGTTCGCCCGAACCTATTTTCATCCATACTCCATATTTCGCAAGCATCATGTACTGGGTTTTCATTACTTCTCTGTTTTCCACTCGGTAACATGCTCTACATTTACCGTGGTAAAGATCAAGGTAATAAACTTCCTCTCTATCGAATTCCTCGTCAGGTAGAATGACGTAAAGGAAATCCCCCTCCCAGCGAGTTGCGGAGGCTTCGTATTCCTTATTCTTGTTTATTTCCTCAGCATATCTATTAAACCACTCGACGCTTGGGAATCTTAATTTCTCCTCATTCTCATTTGGGATATCAATCACCTCACATTCTTTTTTTTACGAAGTATCACAGAGCAAAACAGACACCGAGATCGAATGCTGGTTTTTCTAATCGCAGGGCCCCTTGTCATTGCAACTTTTCCAGTAAAGAAATGGGTTCTCCGCAAAAAAGCAGGAAGAAACACATCCATTAATTCCACTCGAATCTAAACTGCCCTCTCTGTGATGCTTTTTAATTTTTATTAATTCCCGCATCATAAGTAATTTTCCATTTTAGGAATCAATATTAGAATACCCTGTATCAGGACGATAGCCCCAATGGAAATTTTTCCAAAAATTTGCTCCAAGATCTTTGAGAATTTGCGTATTTTCTGAACAGAAAATCTTAGAAAAATCTTACAAAATGTAACACAGGTTAAAAAACATACCCTACTAAAGAGAAATTCCGACAAATAGTCACATTGCGTTTCGATCCGATTTACAACAATATGGCATCGGTACAAACCGGTTCCTTTGAAATGCTTTCATCACAATGAGAACTATTTGCTGGTGGTAAAATGCACCCTATAATATGAACATGCGATTCGCATTCAGCATTCCGTGATTAAAATGGAACATGACAGCTCGAGTGAAAGATAAAAACAATGATCCTAATTCCGCTCATGAAAATGCATAAGGCAAATGATGCCAAGTTGTGAAGAGCTGAAAAATTGCCTAGAGTCACGATGTAGTTGGAAGTTTTACTTCCTACTTTTTCTCTTGAAGAAAAAAGATAAATAAAGCTAAGTTTATCAAGTAGCACGATATTACAATTCGTGTTATGATATTAGGAAACATGGAGGAAAGATAGAATGCACATTCCCGATGGACTCATGGCACCAGAAATTCTTATTATTGGATGGGTGATCGCAATTGCTTTCATAGCACTGTCGATTTATAAAGTAAATAAAAAAATTGATGAGAAAACGGTGCCTATGATGGCGATCCTCGCTGCTGGGATTTTCGTGGCCCAGATGCTGAACTTTCCCATTTTCGGGGGCACAACTGGGCACCTAATAGGGGCTGCCCTTGCTACCGTTCTTGTTGGGCCGTATGCAGCCATGATAATCATCACAGTCATTCTTATCATTCAATGCTTTGTTTTTGGCGATGGGGGACTCACTGCACTGGGTCTTAATATAACCAATATGGCCGTCGTCGGAACTTTAGTTTCATGGTCTATCTACAAAATATTTCCAAGCAAATTGGAAAAGGCAGGTGTTATTGCCGCTGCTTGGTTTTCAGTCTTCTTCGCTTCTTTCGCTTGTGCGATTGAACTTGCAACAAGTTTTGCTATTTCAGTTGGAGCCTATGGTATTGAAGCAATGATCTCATTGCCCTCAATGCTAGCTTATCATGCAGTCATTGGCATCGGTGAGGGTATCATCACAGGAACGATTTTTATGTATCTTGCAAAAGTAGCGCCAGAGACAATAATGACAAGAAAACCAGCGGAGGAGGCGATGTCATGATTGATAAGAAGATTCTTAAAGCGATTTTAGGAATCGTAGCACTCTTTGCAGTTGGACTTGTCTTGTATTTCATTTTCTCCGCTGAATACGGAGATGGTCTTGAGAAAACCATGGAGAATGCTGGCGTTGAGGAGGGAGAGCCTATTTATCATGCACCCCTAGATTACGGTGAAGATTACATTACTGCGTTTTTCGCCGGTCTCGTCGGATTCGTTTTAGTCTTCGCAATTTCATATGGATATTTTAGAATCGCTGCGAAGAGGGAGACAAACAAGGAAGAAAAATGAAGCATCATGAAATCGATCAGTACGCTAGACAGTCGCCTCTAGCAAAATTTGATCCTAGGATAAAATTATTGAGTGTCATTTTTTTCATTGCATCAATTGCATTACTCCATAGCATTTACCCACTGCTTTTTTCGCTCCTTTCCCTTTTCATAATCGTTGCCATTTCCCGCATTCCTCCCCTCCACATTGCAAAGTCTTACCTAATGGCCTTTCCCTTTGTCATATTTGCAACTTTGACTATGTGGTATTCTTCGGGTTTGATCGAGGCCTCAGCTATGTTCTTGCGCATCTCAAATTCTGTGCTTGCTTTGATTCTTTTGATTTCCACTACGCCTTTCTTTGAATTCCTTAAGGCTCTGCAGTGGTACAGATTGCCAAAAGTCATGATCTCGCTCATTCTTTTCACGTATCGATTCATCTTCGTCTTCATCGATGAGCTAGGGAGAATGAGTCTTGCACGGAAAGCTCGCGGATTTGGCGGTGGCAAGAGCATCCTTAATATCGAAGCTCTTCGTACCATTGCTTATACTGCTGGAATGATCTTTGTGCGATCGCATAGGCGAGCGAACAATATTTATTTAGCCTTGGTTTCTCGTGGCTACACGGGTGAGGTGAGGACCTTAAACATGTTAAAAGCGGCTCCGCGTGACGCGATCTTTGCGCTAACGTTCATCTGTATATCCGTCCTGTCCCTTCTCATCCAGGCCGGTGTGATGACTTGGACGCTCTGAGACTTGTAAATGTTTCATATATATACCCTGACGGCATAAAAGCGATCGATGAGGTGTCTCTGGGAATTTCCGAAAGAGAACGAGTGGCAATTGTAGGGCCAAACGGAGCTGGGAAGAGCACAATGCTGAGGATCTTTGCTGGTCTCTACTATCCTACCTTCGGCAATGTAGAGATAATGGGTAATACGCTTTCCAAGAAGAATGCAGACTCGTTGAGAAAAAATATCGGCATTTTATTTCAAGATCCAGATGATCAAATTTTTATGCCAACAGTGTGGGATGATGTTGCATTCGGTCCGATTAACATGGGAATGAATGAAGATGAAGTAAAGAATAGTGTTGCAGAAGCGATGAGGAAGGTTGGACTCGAAGGTTACGGAGAAAGGGTGCCGCACCACTTGAGTTACGGGGAGAAGAAGAGAGTGGCAATTGCAGGGCTTCTCGCAATGAAACCTCCCATCCTTCTCCTTGATGAGCCAACTGCGAACTTGGATCCGCAGGGAAGAAGAGACTTCATCAATATTCTGAAGTCCATTTCTCAAACTGTCGTTCTTGCTACACACGATCTTTCTGTGGCATTTGAATTAACCAACAGAATTATTGTATTGAAGAAGAACATCATTTTCGACGGTAAGCCATCTGAACTGGTTGAAAAACCTGACATACTTTCCAAAGCAAACCTCGAACTCCCATCGATGCTTCGCCTTATGGATCAATGGCGGAACTCCCGTGGGAAAAAATTCAGATTACCGATTACGGTTGACGAGGCTCTTGCAATCCTCATGAATGAATGCGGCAACCATGATTAATTCGTATCTCAGATCTGCCATCATCCACTTCTTGAATCATAAGAAATTCTTTTCTTAATGGTCTGGAGCAAGCACTCAAATGTTGCCTCTGGTGGCACAATATCGACTCTAATATTATAGGACTCTAGCATCATTCTGGTCGGATTACCTATTGCAGCGATAAAAGATTGCGCGAGCGCATCAAACACCACATCTTCACGATATCTCGATAACGCCACGTCGACAAAAACTTTCGCGGAGAGAGGACTTGTAAACGCAAGAACCTCTAGCTTTCTGGAAACGACTGCATCAATGATTTTCAAGAGATCAGGATCTTCTATGTTCGGAACAAGCGAATAGACAATGACTTCCACTGCCTTCGCCCCAGACTTTACAAGCTCCCCCACAAGTTTTTTTTCTCCCCTATCTGAACGGAGGATGAATATGCGCTTACCCGCAATTGATTGAGAACTCATCAATTCTGCGATTCCGTCAGACGAATAGATATTTGGCAAAATACTCACTCGAATTCCAGCGCTTTCTAAAGCTCTCGCCGTTTCTGGGCCGATTGCTACCATGTATACACTGTTTAAGACCCTCACGAGCTCCTCGCTTTTCCTCCGCTTTGTGGCGAGTTCTATCACCGCTCTTGCTCCAATTGCACTCGTCACAATAACGAAATCTATTTCGCCAGAGAACAGCGATTCAAGAAATGCATCAAAAGATGAAGAGTCAACAACTTCAACCCTCAATGGTGATGCGATCATTGGTTCAAAACCAAGACGTTTTGCGATTTCGATAGACTCGCCAATCTTTTCCTTTGGCCTCATGATAGCAATGCGCATCAACGCAGATCCCCTAGACAATTTCTCAACTCGACAACTGAACCGATCACGATAATTGCTGGTGCCTCAATTGATTCCTTTTTGCAAATTTCCGAAATCTCTATGAGGGAGCTGGTGATAACGCGTTCTTCTTTCATCGTCCCCTTTTCAATCACCGCAACTGGTGTTTCAGGATCAAGTCCTTCTTTCAAGAGCCTTTTGATATTTCTTTCCATCGAGGAAACGCCCATGAGGATAACAATTGTCCCACCTAATGAGGCTAAAGCATTCCAGTTGAGAATTTCTCTTTCCTTTTCCGCGCTCTCGTGACCAGTTATGATTGTAACGGAGGATGCGTAATTTCGATGAGTTACAGGTATGCCAACAAGCGCAGGCACCGCAATCGCAGATGGCACACCTGGAACCACATGAACATCGATTCCTCTTTTTCTCAAGAAATCGGCTTCCTCCCCACCTCTGCCAAAAAGAAAAGGATCACCACCCTTAAGCCTCACTACAGTCTTTCCTTCCAAGGTCTTCTCCAGTAAGATTTCATTTATTTTACTTTGCTCGACGAGGTGTTCTCCACCTTTTTTACTTACATCGATGATTTCTGCATCCTTCTTTGCGAGCTTCAAAAGCTCCCTCGGAATCAAAGAATCATGCACAATGACATCCGCCTTTTCAATGAGTAATCTTCCTTTAACCGTGATCAATTCTGGGTCGCCCGGACCAGCTCCGACGAGAAAAACTTCACCTCTTCTTGCAGTCATCAACGGCTCCCTCCATTCCCCTCTTCAATTCACGTACTATTTCAGTTATCGATTCGTGTATTGCACCAAGCTTAACCTCTTTAGCAACTTGCGCCAGCACTTTTCCATAATCTGATAATACGATTCCTCTCACTTTAATAGAGCTACCTTCGATTTTCGCCCATAAACCTAGAGGAATTGAACATCCTCCTCCAAGTTCTTTCAAAATAAGACGCTCAGTCTCAGTTTCCATTCTTGTAACAGAATCCTCGATAGCGCTAAGCATCTCCCTGTACTGCGAATCTTCTTTGCAGACAACAGCGATAGCACCTTGCCCTACTGCCGGCACAAAATCCCACGGATCAAGCGGCAAAAAAGATTCTCCAAAACCTATTCGCTCAAGGCCAGCTCTCGCCATGATAATCGCGTCAAATTCCCCCGCTTGGAGCTTTCGCAAACGGGTTGTCACATTGCCCCTCAAATCCTTAACGATGAGGTCGCTTCTCTTATTGAGCAACAAGGCTTTTCTCCGTACGCTTGATGTTCCAACGACCGCACCTGATGGAAGCTTTTCTAACGGCACTGCGGGGATAATCACATCCTCCACTGGTCCCCTTTTCATCACGGCTGCGATGCACGTGCCCGGCGTCAATTTTGCGGGCATATCTTTGAGGCTATTCACCGCCGCATCAATTTTCCCATCGATAATCTGCTTATCAAGTTCTTTGACAAAAGCACCGTAACCCCCAATCTCGTTCAGAGGACGGTCTTTGATTCTGTCACCAGCTGTGACTATCTTCTTGATTTCTATATCCAAATTTGGGAATTTCTTTTTGATAGCCTCTACAAACAGCGCAGTTTGCGCGAGCGCCAGCTTGCTTCCGCGGGTTCCAACAATCATTGTGTAATGTCCCTCAGAACGTTCTCAAATGCTTCTATAGTCTTCTCTACATCCTGATTCGAGTGCGCCGTCGACAAGAAATTCGTTTCATACTGCGATGGTGGCAAGTAAATATTATTCTCGAGCAACGCGTGAAATATCTTGTAAAAAATCTGTGTATCGGATCTTTTCACATCTTCATAATTACGTATCGGTCCCTTTGCGATAAAGAGCTGGAACATTGATCCTATGCCAGCGATAGTGAATTCTAGTTTCAGATCGTTGAGGATTTTTTGAATCGACTTTCTGATCGTTTCGCCTTTTTCGTTGAGTTCTCCGTGGTCACTTTTCTTCAATTCCTTTAACGTCGCTATACCCGCCGTGAGGCTCATGGGATTGCCCGCAAAGGTGCCTGCCTGGTACACCTTGCCTGTCGGAGATATCATTGACATGATCTCCTTTGGCCCACCGAAAACGCCTATGGGCATTCCACCGCCAACGACTTTGCCAAGGGTTGTTAGGTCGGACTGGACTCCAAAGTATTCTTGCGCACCACCCATGGCTAGGCGGAAGCCAGTAATGACTTCGTCAAAGATGAGTAAAATTCCTTCCCTCGATGTCAGTTCTCTCATAGCTTTGAGATAATCAACATCTGGAAGAATCGGACCAATATTTCCCATAACTGGTTCCAATATCACAGCTGCAATCTCATTTCTATTCGCTCTTATTGTTTCTTCAACAGCCGTAATATCATTGAAAGGAACTACGAGTGTGTTCTTCGCGATATCAAATGGAATGCCGAGGGAATTTGGTACGCTGTGCGTTACCGCCCCAGAACCTGCTTTAACAAGCATAGCATCGTGAGCCCCGTGAAATCCGCCTTCGACCTTAATCACCTTGTCCCTTCCCGTGTATCCTCGGGCCAATCGAAGCGCATGCATCGTTGCTTCTGTTCCGCTGCTGACAAATCTCACCATTTCTATCGACGGGTAATGTTCTGTGATGATGCTCGCAAGCTCGATTTCCTTTTCAATTGGTGCGCCGAAAAGCGTGCCGTTTTCAGCCTGCTCCTGCAATGCCCTAACAACAGATGGATGAGCATGGCCAAGAATCAAAGGTCCAAACCCCATACAGTAGTCGATGTATTCATTGCCGTCCACATCCCATATCTTCGAGCCTTTGCCCTTGGAGATGTAAATAGGATACGGAGCGAAAGCCCTTACCGGGCTCGAGACTCCCCCTGGCATGAAATGCTTTGCTCGATCGTAGAGTACTTTAGAACGCTCAGTATTCCTCATGGATCAGCCCTCATTCCTTCAGTTTCTTTGCCACGTCCTTTGCAAAGTACGAGAGAATGATGTCCGCACCCGCCCTTTTGATGGCGGTGAGCACCTCTAACATGATCCTATCTTTATCGAGCCAGCCTTTCTCAGCAGCTGCCATGATCATTGAATATTCGCCACTCACATTGTAGGCCGCAATTGGCACATTGAACATAATCCTCGCATCCCTTATCACATCAAGATACGCGAGCGCAGGCTTTACCATCAGAATATCAGCACCCTCTATGAGATCCAATTCCATTTCTCTCAGCGCTTCGCGCGCATTCGGAGGATCCATTTGATGAGAACGCCTGTCGCCGAACTTTGGAGCAGATTCCGCTGCTTCCCTGAAAGGTCCGTAAAATCCGGACGCGTATTTTGCGCTGTATGACATTATGGGTATGTTCTTAAACCCAGCATCATCAAGAGCGTTTCTTATCGATGTGACCATACCATCCATCATTCCACTGGGCGCAATCATGTCAGCACCTGCCTCTGCCTGGCTAACGGCTGTTTTCGCATAGAGTTCGAGAGTCTCATCGTTGAGTATCTCATC
Coding sequences:
- the hemL gene encoding glutamate-1-semialdehyde 2,1-aminomutase: MRNTERSKVLYDRAKHFMPGGVSSPVRAFAPYPIYISKGKGSKIWDVDGNEYIDYCMGFGPLILGHAHPSVVRALQEQAENGTLFGAPIEKEIELASIITEHYPSIEMVRFVSSGTEATMHALRLARGYTGRDKVIKVEGGFHGAHDAMLVKAGSGAVTHSVPNSLGIPFDIAKNTLVVPFNDITAVEETIRANRNEIAAVILEPVMGNIGPILPDVDYLKAMRELTSREGILLIFDEVITGFRLAMGGAQEYFGVQSDLTTLGKVVGGGMPIGVFGGPKEIMSMISPTGKVYQAGTFAGNPMSLTAGIATLKELKKSDHGELNEKGETIRKSIQKILNDLKLEFTIAGIGSMFQLFIAKGPIRNYEDVKRSDTQIFYKIFHALLENNIYLPPSQYETNFLSTAHSNQDVEKTIEAFENVLRDITQ
- the hemB gene encoding porphobilinogen synthase, whose product is MFPDTRMRRLRMHPMIREMVRETRLSVKNFIYPMFFNETLTRPKPIVSMPGVSAYPVEKAGEQAAQAYELGIPAIMVFGIPKHKDDEGSGAWAKDGVAQKAIKKIKKECEIVVVADLCLCEYTSHGHCGKVKNDEILNDETLELYAKTAVSQAEAGADMIAPSGMMDGMVTSIRNALDDAGFKNIPIMSYSAKYASGFYGPFREAAESAPKFGDRRSHQMDPPNAREALREMELDLIEGADILMVKPALAYLDVIRDARIMFNVPIAAYNVSGEYSMIMAAAEKGWLDKDRIMLEVLTAIKRAGADIILSYFAKDVAKKLKE